A genomic stretch from Scatophagus argus isolate fScaArg1 chromosome 19, fScaArg1.pri, whole genome shotgun sequence includes:
- the LOC124050800 gene encoding histone deacetylase 2, with translation MAYTTAGGTKKKVCYYYDGDIGNYYYGQGHPMKPHRIRMTHNLLLNYGLYRKMEIYRPHKATAEEMTKYHSDDYIKFLRSIRPDNMSEFSKQMQRFNVGEDCPVFDGLFEFCQLSAGGSAAGSVKLNRQQTDIAVNWAGGLHHAKKSEASGFCYVNDIVLAILELLKYHQRVLYIDIDIHHGDGVEEAFYTTDRVMTVSFHKYGEYFPGTGDLRDIGAGKGKYYAVNFPLRDGIDDESYEQIFKPVMAKVMEMYQPSAVVLQCGADSLSGDRLGCFNLTIRGHAKCVEYMKSFNLPLLMLGGGGYTIRNVARCWTYETAVALDTDIPDELPYNDYFEYFGPDFKLHISPSNMTNQNTQEYMDKIKQRLFENLRMLPHAPGVQMQAIPEDAVPDDNVDEDTEDPDKRLSIRATDKRIACDEEFSDSEDEGEGGRKNVANHKKGVKRARVDEDKKEGEEKKTELKEEEKTKDSSAEKTESKSVKTEQTSSA, from the exons ATGGCTTACACGACTGCGGGTGGGACAAAGAAGAAGGTCTGCTACTACTATGACG GTGACATAGGAAATTATTACTATGGACAAGGGCATCCCATGAAACCACATCGTATCCGGATGACTCACAACCTGCTTCTGAATTATGGACTGTACAGAAAAATGGAGATTTAT CGACCACACAAAGCCACCGCAGAGGAGATGACAAAATATCACAGTGATGATTACATTAAGTTTCTCCGGTCCATACGGCCTGACAACATGTCCGAGTTCAGCAAGCAGATGCAGCGCT TCAACGTCGGAGAGGACTGTCCTGTGTTTGATGGCTTGTTTGAGTTTTGCCAGCTCTCCGCTGGTGGCTCTGCAG CTGGCTCAGTGAAATTAAACCGACAGCAGACTGACATTGCTGTGAACTGGGCTGGAGGACTTCACCACGCAAAGAAGTCGGAAGCCTCTGGATTCTGTTATGTCAATGACATTGTGTTGGCCATCTTGGAGCTGCTCAA GTACCACCAGAGGGTGCTATACATTGATATTGACATCCACCATGGGGACGGCGTGGAGGAGGCCTTCTACACCACAGACAGGGTCATGACTGTGTCCTTCCATAAATACGGGGAGTACTTCCCTGGAACTGGAGACCTCAGG GATATCGGAGCCGGAAAAGGCAAATACTATGCTGTCAACTTCCCCCTGCGTGATGGCATTGATGATGAGTCATACGAGCAAATCTTCAAGCCT GTGATGGCCAAGGTGATGGAGATGTACCAGCCCAGTGCTGTGGTTCTTCAGTGTGGTGCAGACTCACTCTCAGGCGACCGCCTCGGCTGCTTTAACCTCACTATTCGCG GCCATGCCAAGTGCGTGGAGTACATGAAGTCCTTCAATCTCCCGCTGCTCATGCTTGGCGGAGGAGGATACACCATCCGCAACGTGGCCCGCTGCTGGACCTATGAGACGGCTGTGGCTCTGGACACAGACATCCCTGATG AACTGCCATACAATGACTACTTCGAGTACTTTGGGCCTGACTTTAAGCTACATATCAGCCCGTCCAACATGACCAATCAGAACACACAGGAGTACATGGACAAGATCAA GCAGCGACTGTTTGAGAACCTGCGGATGCTGCCTCATGCCCCTGGGGTGCAGATGCAGGCCATCCCGGAGGACGCTGTCCCAGACGACAATGTGGACGAGGACACGGAGGATCCTGACAAACGCTTGTCCA TCCGTGCAACAGATAAGAGGATAGCCTGTGATGAAGAGTTCTCTGACTCCGAGGAcgagggggagggaggcaggAAAAACGTGGCCAATCACAAGAAGGGAGTAAAAAGGGCCAGAGTCGACGAAGacaagaaggagggagaggagaagaaaactg agttaaaagaagaagagaaaacaaaggacaGCAGCGCAGAGAAGACCGAGTCAAAAAG TGTGAAGACTGAGCAGACCAGCAGTGCCTGA
- the LOC124050819 gene encoding heparan sulfate glucosamine 3-O-sulfotransferase 5, which produces MLFKQQALLRQKLFVLGSLAIGSVLYLVARVGTLDRLQPICPIESRLPPPEPEQIPLRTLQFKRGLLHELRKGNATKEQIRLHNLVQQLPRAIIIGVRKGGTRALLEMLNLHPAVVKASQEIHFFDNDQNYARGIDWYREKMPFSFPHQITIEKSPAYFITEEVPERIFKMNSSIKLLIIVREPTTRAVSDYTQVLEGKERKNKTYHKFEKLAIDSNTCEVNTKYKAVRTSIYTKHLERWLKYFPVEQFHIVDGDRLITDPLPELQLVERFLNLPSRISQYNLYFNATRGFYCLRFNIVFNKCLAGSKGRIHPEVDPSVVTKLQKFFHPFNQKFYQITGRTFNWP; this is translated from the exons ATGCTATTCAAACAGCAGGCATTGCTGAGACAGAAGCTCTTCGTTCTGGGCAGCCTTGCTATCGGAAGTGTCCTCTATCTCGTAGCCAGGGTTGGGACCTTGGATAG gCTACAACCCATTTGCCCCATTGAGAGCAGACTGCCCCCTCCTGAGCCAGAGCAAATCCCACTCCGCACACTGCAGTTTAAGCGTGGCCTGCTCCACGAACTACGCAAGGGCAATGCCACCAAAGAGCAAATCCGCCTGCACAACTTGGTCCAACAGCTGCCTCGGGCCATCATCATCGGGGTGCGCAAGGGGGGCACCCGCGCCCTGCTGGAGATGCTCAACCTGCATCCGGCAGTGGTCAAGGCCTCGCAGGAGATCCACTTCTTTGACAATGACCAAAACTATGCCAGGGGCATCGACTGGTACAGAGAGAAAATGCCCTTCTCCTTCCCTCACCAGATTACCATTGAGAAAAGCCCTGCCTACTTCATCACAGAGGAGGTCCCTGAACGCATCTTCAAGATGAACTCTTCTATCAAGCTGCTGATCATCGTGCGCGAGCCCACTACCAGGGCTGTGTCCGACTACACGCAAGTGCTGGAGGGCAAGGAGCGCAAAAACAAGACCTACCACAAGTTTGAGAAACTGGCCATCGACTCCAATACCTGCGAGGTAAACACCAAGTACAAAGCAGTGCGAACAAGCATCTACACCAAACACCTGGAGCGCTGGCTGAAGTACTTTCCAGTGGAGCAGTTCCACATCGTGGACGGAGACCGCCTCATCACGGACCCGCTGCCGGAGCTGCAGCTCGTTGAACGTTTCCTCAACCTGCCGTCAAGAATCAGCCAGTATAACTTGTACTTCAATGCCACCAGGGGATTTTACTGTCTGCGATTTAACATTGTCTTCAACAAGTGCCTGGCAGGCAGCAAGGGCCGCATCCATCCAGAAGTGGACCCATCAGTGGTAACTAAACTGCAGAAGTTCTTTCACCCCTTCAATCAGAAGTTTTACCAGATCACTGGTAGGACATTCAACTGGCCGTGA